Within the Opitutaceae bacterium TAV5 genome, the region CCGCCACATCCAGCTGACCGGCAACCGGGCAAAGAGGTGTTCCGTTCGATGGACAGCGGCGTTGGCAACCACTGCCAGCGCTCCCGCTGCGATTCCGATGACGGCAAACACCAGCAACGCGGCTGCCGGCGCGGATCCTGTATCCGGACGGCCCATCGCAAACAGCGCGGCCGGTTCTCCCCACGCAAAACGCAGCGCCTGCGCCGCCGCCGCGGCGATAGCCACCGGGATGACCGAGCGCGCGCGAAATTCGAACAACAGCAACTCCACCGCCAGCAGGGTGGCCGCCACCGGACTGCCGAAAATCGCCGTCATCGCGGCGGCGGCACCGGCCGCCAGCAATGTTTTCCGCTCGCCCGCGGTTATGGTCAGAAGCTGTCCGAGTAACGATCCGATCGCGCTGCCTGTGGCGATAACCGGCCCCTCTGCGCCATAGGGACCCCCGCTGCCGATGGAAACCACCGACGACAGCGGTTTCAGCAAGGCAACGCGCGGGGCGATGCGGCTGCGGTTGGCCAGCACCTGTTGCATCACTTCGGGAATGCCGTGGCCGAGAATCGCCCGTGATCCGAAGCGCGCCATCAGCGCGATGATTCCGCCGCCGGCGGCCGGGATCAGGATGACCCACGCTCCGCGGACATGGGCCGCCGCCGAAGTCCACTCTGTGGAAAAACGTCCGTAGAATGCCAGTTGGGTGAGCGCCGCGATCAGCACATGCAAGGCATGCGCAGCCAGAGTGGCGAAGCCGGCAATCAGAACGGAAAGCCCTGCGAAGAGCAGAAACCGGAGCGGACGAACGGAAACGGGCCGGGACGATGGATGGTCACTCATTGAGCGGATGGTCGCCGGGGAGACCGGCCTCCGGATTAATATCGTCAAACGATATAAATGCCAAGCGCCTGCCGGCTTTTCGCAAGGTGAGGTCCGGAGGAGGCAGGCTCATTCCGTCGCGATCTGCGCGGCCCGCCAGTAGTAGCGCGGGTAGCGGTGGTGGCGGGTGGTGCGGTGATAGAGGATGGCGAGCACGACCAGCGTCAGTGTCCCGGCCAGGGTGGAAAAGACAAGGAAACCCCAGGCGGGTTTGGCGAGAAAGACGATGATGGCATTCGAGCCGGCCGGCGGGTGCACGGTGCGCGTCAGCATCATGAAGCCGACGCCCAGGCCGGTTGCCACGCCCATCGCCCACCACTGCGGCCCGAAGCAGATGAGGCAGACCAGTGCGATGACCGACGCCGAGAGATGCCCGAGCACGACCGACCGCGGCTGCGAGAGCGGAGCTTCCGGCAGGGCGAAGAGCAGCAGGGCGGAAGCGCCGAACGAGCCGAGCAGCATGAGCTTCTCCGTATTGACGGAGACATAGGCCAGCGAGGAGATCGCGACGATGGTGCCAAGGGTGGCGAGAATGATCCGGGATTTGCGGAAGGCGGGCGGCATGAAAAAGGCGGTGATCAAAAGGGGCGGAACTTTCCGGACCAGCCGATTCCATCGTCTCACGATATAAATAAGATCATGTGATTGTCCGCCACCCCGGCGCAGGGTTTCCGCTGTTGGCAGCCAGGAGCAAGCGTCCGCCGGGCCGGACGGACACTGTTCCCGCAATCACGCGGCCAGACGACCGCCCGATCCGGAGTTACTTGATCCACGCGAACCATGCCCGCGGGCTGGAGTGTCGAAGTCTCCCTGCTGTTCGCCGCCATCGTCGATGCTACGAAAATCCCTGGTTATGATAAAATCACCGATCCCTCCCGGCAGGATTTTCACATCACGGCCTCCGGGCTCCGCACCAACTTCGCCCGCTAGTATCGCCCCGAAAACGCGCTCACTGTCTGGCGCGATCCGCAACGCTCACGCCCTCGAATTCGACCGCTTTGGCTGGTTGGTTTTCGAGCAGGCAAAACAACCCTGATTACTTTGGCAATGGCGTCATACCAATATCCCGAAGCCTTCGGATTTTTACACCAAGGCCACAAAGATCGTAAAGGATCACGGATGATATCCTTCGTGTCCTTTGCGACCTTTGTGTAAATCCCAACCCCGCTTCACGTCGAACCGCGGACGACCAGCTCCGGAGACAGCAGCACACTGACCGGCTCGCGGCCGGGCGTCTCGATACGCTGCAACAGCAACCGGGCGGCCTCGCTTCCTGCTTCACAGGCGGGCTGACGCACCACCGTAAGCGGCGGTGTGAAAACCGCGGCCAGCGGCAGATCATCGAAACAGATTACCGCGATCTGTTTGGGAATACGCAGGCCCCGCGCGCGGATCGTCTCCAGCATTCCCACCGCCATCATTCCGTTGGCCGCAAA harbors:
- a CDS encoding membrane protein yields the protein MPPAFRKSRIILATLGTIVAISSLAYVSVNTEKLMLLGSFGASALLLFALPEAPLSQPRSVVLGHLSASVIALVCLICFGPQWWAMGVATGLGVGFMMLTRTVHPPAGSNAIIVFLAKPAWGFLVFSTLAGTLTLVVLAILYHRTTRHHRYPRYYWRAAQIATE